The Streptomyces sp. V3I7 genome segment GGGGGCGCTCGTCCGGCGCCCGTGACGTCCGACTTGGCAAGTGACGTACTACTTCGCCCGCACGCGCGCGTGCGGGTCCGGTGTGGGATTCCCCGGCGGGCGTGGGATACCGGCCAGGCGTGGCCAGTATGGTGGTGCGCGCCGCCGAGCCGCCCGAGCAAGGCCGTGATGTGCGGCGGAGCCAATCGGGAGAACCTGCCTTGAGTCGTGAAACTGACACTCCGTCCTCCGGTCCCAACGGTCGCGGGGGAGCCGCGGAGGACCGCAAGACCGAGACCACGCTGACGACCCGGGTCCGCATCAACATCCCCGGATCGCGGCCCATCCCGCCGGTCGTCGTACGCACCCCCGTCGCGGACGGCGAGAGTCCCGACGACGCCGCGGGCACGGGCACGGGCCGTAGGGCCGCGCAGTCCGAGGCCGCCGCGTCCGCCGCCGATGCCCCCGCCCCGTCCCCGGCTCCCGCCGAGGAGCAGGTGAGCGGCTGGTTCGCGCCCCGCAAGGGCGGCGCGCCCAAGGGCGGTGGCAGCAACGGGGCTGGGATGCCCGGCGGTTCCGCCGCCGGCGGCGGTGCCCCCAAGAGCGCGGGTCCCTCTGGCGCCGGCCGCTCCGGACCGCGTCCGGGTGGCGCGCGTCCCGGCGGTGTCGTCGGCTCCATGAGCGCGCCGGGCGCCTCCCGCCCCGGCGGCCCCGGCGCCCCCGGCGGGACGAACGGGTCGGGACTCCCCGGCGGCGCCACCGGCGGCCCCGTGGCGCCCGGCCACGGCGGCGGCACCGGTTCCTTCGACGTCACCGAGGCGCTCTCCGCGGGCCCGCGTCCGGGCGGCGCGCGCCCCGGTCCGACGGGCGGCGCCGACGCGCGCCGCGACGACCTCCCGTACTTCTCGGAGAACGACCGGAACCCCCGTGGCGGCTCCGGCGTTCCCGGCGGCCCCGGTGGCAAGGGCGGCCCCGGTGCGCCCGGCGGCTTCAGCGGAGCGGGCGGCCACAGCGGCCCCACCGGTCCGAAGGGCCCCGCCGGTCCGACCAGCGGTCCGGTCACCGGCGACAGCCCGATGGCACCGCCCATCGGCGTCGGCCCCGGCAGCGGCGGCCCGCAGTCCGGCGAGCCGTTCCCCGGTCCCGGCGCCCCGAAGAAGGGCCCCGCGGTCGGCGTCGGCCCCGGTGGCGGCCTGAGCGACGACACCGCGATCCTCACCCCGCAGAAGCTGGCCCCCGAGCCGCCCCCGGGCGTGCCCGGCACGCCGGGCTACACCCCGCCGGCCAACATCTCCGGACACACCGTCACCAGCGGCATCCCGGTCGTCCCGTCCGCCACGGGCTCGCCGTTCGCGGGCGCGGGCGGCGGCGCGTCCTACACGCCGCCGAAGCTGCCCGACCCGGGCTCGCAGAGCGGGCCGCAGGGCAAGCAGAAGAAAAAGAAGGGCCGCAGCAAGCTGGTCCTGATCGCCGTCGGCGTGGTCGTCCTCGTGGGCGGTGTCTACGGCGCCGGCCTGCTGATGAACCACTCCGACGTGCCCAAGGGCACCACCGTGCTCGGCGTCGACATCGGCGGCGGCACCCGCGACGAGGCCGTCAACAAGCTCGACAACGCCTTCGGGCGCCAGGTGAACCTGCCGCTGAAGCTGTCGGTGGCCGGCAAGACCGTCGCGCTCAAGCCGGACCAGGCGGGCCTGCAGTTCGACATGCAGGCGACGGTCGACGTGGCCGCGAAGAGCGACTACAACCCGATCACCGTCGTCGGCTCGCTGTTCGGCAACCACCGCGAGGTGGACCCGAACATGCCGATCGACAAGGAGAAGCTCCAGGCGGCCCTCCAGGCCGCGGGCGGCGGCTCCGGATCGGTCACCGAGGGCACCATCGCGTTCCAGGGCGGTAAGGCCATTGCCGTGTACGGCAAGCCGGGCAAGGGCGTCGACGCCGCCAAGGCGACCACGGCGATCGGACAGGCGTACCGCACCCTGCTGGAGACCGGAACCTCCACGCCGGTGGTCGTGCCCACGACTCTCCAGCAGCCGACGGTGTCCAACGCCGAGGTCGACCGGGAACTGAAGGCCGTCGCCGCACCGGCGATGTCCAACATCGCCATCGTCCAGACCGACGCGGCGCACAGCATCAAGTTCGGGGCCCGCTCGCTGCCGAAGATCCTCGGTTTCAAGGCCATCGACGGCAAGCTCGTGGAGACGTACGACCTCAAGGCGCTCCAGGCGGCCTACGGCACCACCTTCCAGGGCGTGCAGATCGAGGGCGCGACCGGCAAGCGCGCGGTCATGCCGCAGGACGTCGTCGGCGCCCTGCGCCAGGCCCTGCGCGGTACGACGCCGGCCCAGCGCGTCGGGGTCATCGACACCACCCCGAGCTAGGCGCCGAGTTGAGCGGAGGGCGCCCGGTTCCGCACCGGGCGCCCTCCGCGCGTTCGTGGGGGCGGGTCACCCCGGGCGCGTGACATCTGTCATCCGGCAGTCAGGACCGACGGCACTGCCCCCGGCCCCCTCTCGCCGCCAGCATGGTGGGCATGACGACGACAGCGGCACCCGCCATCACCGCCCCGGTGGTGGGGTTCGACCAGGTGAGCAAGACGTACGGGAGCGTGCGGGCCGTCGACGGCCTCTCGCTCCGGCTGTACCCGGGGGAGACCGTGGCACTGCTCGGGCCCAACGGGGCCGGCAAGTCCACCACGCTCGACCTGCTGCTCGGCCTCAAGCAGGCCGACGCCGGCACGGTCAGCGTCTTCGGGACCGGCCCGCGCGAGGCGATCGTCGCCGGGCGAGTGGGCGCCATGCTGCAGAGCGGCGGGCTGATGGACGAGGTCACCGTCGCCGAACTGGTCAAGCTGGCCTGCGATCTGCACCCGCGGCCGCCCTCGCCGACGGCGCCAACCCCCTCACCGACCGCGAGCGCGAGGTCCTGCGCGCCGCGGCCGACGGCGCCACCAACGCGGAACTGGCGGCGACCCTGCACCTCTCGCAGGGCACGGTACGCAACTACCTCTCCACGGCGATCCAGAAACTGGCGGTACGCAACCGGGCGGAGGCGGTGCGGACGGCTCGGGAGAAGGGGTGGCTGTAGCCACGACGAACGAACGGCTCGTGCCGAACTGCTAGTTGAGCTTGGCGCGGGCCGCGTGGGCCTGGTGGCGCAGGAGTTCGGCGGCCGGTTCGTCCACCGCTCCCAGTACCTCGGCGTAGGCGTCCAGTTCGGCCGCGCCGGCGAGGAAGTCGCCGCTTTGGACGAGGAGTTGGGCCCGTTCGTAGCGCAGCCGGGCCGGGTGTGACGGCAGCAGCAGGGACAGCTCCACCGCCCACAGCGCCACGTCCGAGCACTCGGGCCGGGGCGCCGCCCATGCCCGGATGTTGTTCAGGATCCGCTGGACGACGTCGAGCGGATCGGCGGGCACCAGCATCGACTGATGCAGCGGCGCGCCCGTGGCCCCCGCGACGAGCAGCTCGGCGTCGGTGCCCGTGAGCACCCGGCCCCCGTCGAAGGGGTCGGCCAGCACCTGCTCCTCGGGCGGGCCGAACCCGACCACGAAGTGGCCCGGCAGCGCGACCCCGTGCACCGGGGCTCCGGCCCGCCGCGCCACCTCGATCCACACCACCGACAGCAGGATCGGCAGCCCGCGCCGCCGCCGCAGCACCTCGTGCAGCAGCGACGACTCAAGGCGCCGGTAGTCCGCGGGCGAGCCGGAGAACTCGCCGCGCACACCGAGCAGCTGGTGCAGCGCCCCGGCCCAGGCGGACGGGCCGCCGGGGCGGTAGGGCAGTCGCCCGGCCAGCTCGTCCAGCTCGATCTGCGCGGCGTCCATGCCCGCCTCGTCCAGCGAGCCGTCGGCCACCGCGCCGATCAGCAGGCACAGCGCCGACAGGTCGGGCCGCCCGGAGCGCGC includes the following:
- a CDS encoding transglutaminase-like domain-containing protein, which translates into the protein MHPLDPPPPERSTELRQRFAEEARSGRPDLSALCLLIGAVADGSLDEAGMDAAQIELDELAGRLPYRPGGPSAWAGALHQLLGVRGEFSGSPADYRRLESSLLHEVLRRRRGLPILLSVVWIEVARRAGAPVHGVALPGHFVVGFGPPEEQVLADPFDGGRVLTGTDAELLVAGATGAPLHQSMLVPADPLDVVQRILNNIRAWAAPRPECSDVALWAVELSLLLPSHPARLRYERAQLLVQSGDFLAGAAELDAYAEVLGAVDEPAAELLRHQAHAARAKLN